From a single Lonchura striata isolate bLonStr1 chromosome 13, bLonStr1.mat, whole genome shotgun sequence genomic region:
- the ARL2BP gene encoding ADP-ribosylation factor-like protein 2-binding protein, whose translation METSDGESLGVATSTTSDEFDAVVGYLEDIIMDDDFQLIQRNFLEKHYQEFDDSEENKLIYTDIFNEYISLVEKYIEEKLLDRIRGFDMVAFTVSLQQHKDEMPGDIFDLLLTFTDFLAFKEMFLEYRAEKEGRSLDLSSALVVTSLNH comes from the exons ATGGAGACTTCTGATGGAGAAAGTTTGGGTGTAGCCAC CTCCACCACTTCTGATGAGTTTGATGCAGTTGTTGGCTATCTGGAGGATATCATAATGG ATGATGATTTCCAGTTAATACAGAGGAATTTTTTGGAGAAGCACTACCAGGAGTTTGATGACTCAGAAGAAAACAAGCTCATCTATACAGACATTTTTAATGAATAT atctcTTTAGTAGAGAAATACATTGAAGAGAAGTTGCTTGATCGGATCCGTGGGTTTGATATGGTTGCTTTCACAGTGTCTTTGCA ACAGCACAAAGATGAAATGCCAGGGGATATATTTGATCTGCTTCTCACATTTACAGACTTTCTGGCTTTCAAAGAAATGTTCTTGGAATACAGAGCT GAAAAAGAAGGCCGAAGTCTGGATTTAAGCAGTGCATTAGTGGTGACTTCATTAAACCATTAA